The proteins below come from a single Aegilops tauschii subsp. strangulata cultivar AL8/78 chromosome 6, Aet v6.0, whole genome shotgun sequence genomic window:
- the LOC123494464 gene encoding uncharacterized protein encodes MEWRCLFPLHKIINGDPRHSDHRPLIAELNGRTCMPQERAGPNLFRFEARWLQEEECANVVEKAWNDAFADGEVSVMEGIKQVGGELSRWDREVLGELRGRIRKARRELEKCRRSPLSQEQVNKEHLLRYKLGRLEDQHNMYWRQRAHAHWLKYGDRNTKFFHAQASERKRKNVIRKLRKEDGSVVEGEEEIGLFVTNHYKSLFTSHAGLINDELLSCVPTSVTREMNDRLTRPYEAEEVRKALEAIGDLKAPGPDGMPAVFYKRFWELVGQKVQAEVLAVLNGGAMPETWNDTIIVLIPKNKNPERVTEFRPISLCNVLYKLISKAVANRLKEILPEIISPTQSAFVPGRMITDNVLLAYEINHLMHKKKGGRDGLVAIKLDMSKAYDRVEWKFLECIMRKMGFAEQWIGTIMKCVSSVRYRVKVNRNLTETIVPERGLRQGDPLSPYLFLLCAEGFSVLLHRAEIEGSIQGVQICQGAPKINHLFFADDSLIVMKANAQGAHRLQDILALYEAQSGQMINKNKSVVTFSKGTSNARRAEVLQILGIAHESVGKRYLGLPVHVGAARSKEFEYIKQSIWQRMQGWVEKLLALPGKETLVKAVAQAIPAYAMSCFDLTKKLCEEIGTLINRYWWSQQDKWDRCHWIGWEKLTKSKKDGGLGFRDLHIFNLAMLARQGWRILQEPDTLCARVLKARYFPNCSVLEAEAIGDMSYTWRSILKGVELLKEGIVWRIGTGEHVRIWEDPWIPNGTTRRPRTARGSVLIDKVSDLFDPYTENWDEALVKDLFCEEDVKEILAIPVRSGMDDQPAWHLDPRGVFSVKSAYHLGTNIRDASKNRDASSSTATPSYSKKWNRFWTLDLPPKVRMFLWRLSHNSLPLRMNVKRKQVELDTRCPICMRLDEDGGHLFLKCKLVKHLWRELQLEDVRLELMKCADPLAMFDFLWSLTRVRRDLVLILLWEWWNIRNKANHGGKMKPTKGVAYNIRRILDDFQNGSLQTEKHDTMHTIAGWSKPKEGFVKINFDASFHVEQGGGAWGCVMRSDQGDVIAACAGRMDHLTSALQAEATACNRAIEAASEMGINQAIFESDSLSLVNAINSGERDLSSIGVLIREAHSLCCASFDAFEFTFCKCSCNSVAHSLAAFGYRAGVVCSWWKDQAPEFVCDLVAGDSAVQG; translated from the coding sequence ATGGAGTGGAGGTGTCTTTTCCCATTGCATAAGATCATAAATGGGGACCCGCGACACTCAGACCACAGACCACTTATTGCGGAGCTCAATGGAAGAACATGTATGCCACAGGAGAGGGCGGGGCCAAATCTGTTCCGTTTTGAGGCACGCTGGTTGCAAGAAGAGGAGTGTGCAAATGTGGTGGAGAAGGCATGGAATGATGCTTTCGCGGATGGAGAGGTCTCAGTGATGGAGGGCATCAAGCAGGTGGGAGGGGAGCTGTCTAGGTGGGACAGGGAAGTGTTGGGGGAGCTGCGGGGTCGGATTAGGAAAGCAAGGAGAGAGCTGGAGAAGTGTAGGCGAAGCCCTTTGAGCCAAGAACAAGTGAACAAAGAGCATTTGCTGCGATATAAGTTGGGTAGGCTGGAAGACCAACATAACATGTACTGGAGGCAGCGAGCACATGCACATTGGCTAAAGTATGGTGATCGCAATACGAAATTTTTTCATGCCCAGGCTTCAGAGCGGAAGAGGAAGAATGTCATAAGAAAGTTAAGAAAGGAGGATGGGAGTGTAGTGGAGGGAGAAGAGGAGATAGGGCTTTTTGTCACTAACCACTACAAAAGTTTGTTCACTTCTCATGCAGGTTTAATCAACGATGAACTCCTCTCTTGTGTCCCTACTTCGGTCACCCGAGAAATGAATGACAGGCTGACACGGCCATACGAGGCGGAGGAAGTGAGGAAAGCTCTTGAGGCCATTGGTGACCTTAAAGCTCCGGGACCGGACGGAATGCCGGCTGTGTTCTATAAAAGGTTCTGGGAGTTGGTGGGACAGAAGGTACAAGCTGAAGTGCTTGCTGTCCTAAATGGGGGCGCTATGCCTGAGACATGGAATGATACTATCATTGTGTTGATTCCAAAGAATAAAAACCCTGAAAGAGTGACAGAGTTCAGACCCATAAGCCTCTGCAACGTGCTGTACAAGTTGATTTCGAAGGCAGTGGCAAACAGATTGAAGGAAATACTTCCAGAGATCATATCACCAACACAATCAGCGTTTGTCCCAGGGAGGATGATCACGGATAACGTGTTGTTGGCCTATGAGATAAATCATTTAATGCACAAGAAGAAGGGTGGTCGTGATGGATTGGTTGCTATCAAACTGGATATGAGTAAGGCCTACGATCGAGTTGAGTGGAAATTCCTCGAATGCATTATGCGCAAGATGGGTTTCGCTGAACAATGGATTGGAACCATAATGAAATGCGTCTCAAGTGTAAGGTATAGGGTGAAAGTAAACAGAAACCTCACTGAAACTATTGTGCCCGAAAGAGGACTGCGCCAGGGGGATCCCCTCTCGCCGTACCTATTCCTATTGTGTGCAGAGGGATTCTCGGTGCTCTTGCACCGAGCTGAGATTGAGGGATCGATTCAAGGAGTACAGATTTGCCAAGGTGCCCCTAAGATCAACCATCTGTTCTTCGCAGACGACTCGCTGATTGTGATGAAGGCAAATGCTCAAGGGGCTCACAGGTTGCAGGATATTCTTGCACTTTATGAGGCCCAGTCTGGCCAAATGATTAATAAGAACAAGTCAGTCGTCACTTTCAGTAAGGGTACCAGCAATGCTAGAAGAGCAGAAGTGTTGCAGATTCTTGGAATCGCGCATGAGTCCGTAGGAAAGCGGTATCTCGGTCTGCCAGTGCACGTCGGAGCAGCAAGAAGCAAGGAGTTTGAATACATTAAACAAAGCATTTGGCAAAGGATGCAGGGATGGGTGGAAAAACTGTTGGCTTTGCCGGGCAAGGAGACGTTGGTGAAAGCAGTGGCACAAGCAATCCCGGCATATGCCATGTCCTGCTTCGATCTAACTAAGAAATTGTGTGAAGAGATTGGCACTCTGATTAATCGGTATTGGTGGAGCCAACAGGACAAGTGGGATCGATGCCATTGGATAGGGTGGGAGAAACTCACTAAGTCAAAGAAAGATGGGGGATTGGGCTTTCGGGACCTGCACATTTTCAATCTGGCCATGCTTGCTAGACAGGGGTGGCGAATACTGCAGGAACCGGATACTTTGTGTGCGAGGGTGTTAAAAGCAAGGTATTTTCCAAACTGCTCGGTCCTAGAAGCAGAAGCGATTGGTGATATGTCGTACACCTGGAGGAGTATCTTGAAAGGGGTGGAGCTGCTGAAAGAAGGAATTGTTTGGAGGATTGGGACAGGAGAACATGTGCGTATCTGGGAAGACCCGTGGATACCAAATGGAACGACGAGACGGCCGCGCACTGCTAGAGGCAGCGTGCTCATCGACAAAGTCAGTGACCTGTTTGATCCGTATACGGAGAACTGGGATGAAGCACTGGTGAAAGATCTGTTCTGCGAAGAGGATGTGAAGGAGATACTAGCGATACCAGTCAGGAGTGGCATGGATGATCAGCCGGCTTGGCATCTGGATCCAAGGGGAGTGTTCTCAGTGAAATCCGCCTACCATTTGGGAACCAACATTAGGGACGCGAGCAAAAATAGAGATGCTAGCTCGTCGACGGCCACGCCAAGCTACTCGAAGAAATGGAATAGGTTCTGGACTCTTGATTTGCCCCCCAAAGTGAGAATGTTTCTGTGGCGTCTGTCACATAACTCTTTGCCGCTACGGATGAATGTCAAGCGAAAGCAGGTGGAGCTAGATACTAGATGCCCGATATGTATGAGGCTGGATGAGGATGGTGGCCATTTATTTCTCAAATGCAAGCTAGTGAAGCATCTCTGGAGAGAATTGCAGCTGGAGGATGTTAGACTAGAGTTGATGAAGTGTGCTGATCCATTAGCCATGTTTGATTTCCTGTGGTCGCTAACGCGGGTTCGCCGTGATCTGGTCCTGATTCTTCTATGGGAGTGGTGGAATATACGCAATAAAGCAAACCATGGCGGCAAGATGAAGCCCACAAAAGGAGTGGCCTATAACATCCGCAGAATACTTGATGATTTTCAGAATGGATCTTTGCAGACTGAAAAGCATGACACAATGCATACAATAGCAGGGTGGAGTAAACCAAAGGAAGGTTTTGTCAAAATTAACTTTGACGCATCCTTCCATGTGGAGCAAGGAGGGGGAGCCTGGGGCTGTGTTATGAGATCAGATCAAGGGGACGTCATTGCTGCATGTGCAGGGAGGATGGATCATCTCACATCGGCTTTACAAGCTGAAGCTACTGCTTGTAACAGGGCCATCGAAGCGGCGAGCGAAATGGGAATCAATCAGGCTATTTTTGAATCAGACTCGTTGAGTCTGGTGAATGCCATAAACTCTGGCGAGAGGGATCTGTCTTCAATTGGCGTCCTAATCCGTGAAGCTCATAGCCTTTGTTGCGCATCTTTTGATGCTTTTGAATTTACCTTCTGTAAGTGTTCTTGTAATTCTGTAGCCCATAGCCTTGCTGCTTTTGGCTATCGGGCAGGTGTGGTGTGCTCCTGGTGGAAGGACCAAGCACCAGAATTTGTATGCGACTTGGTTGCCGGCGATTCTGCTGTGCAGGGTTAA